The following coding sequences are from one Achromobacter sp. B7 window:
- a CDS encoding RidA family protein, translated as MNDDIVRKQTNQRLSRIVIHGDTVYVAGVTSAAEGGIVAQTRDALAKIDGYLAEAGTDKSRLLSVQIWLKDIDRDFAGMNSVWAEWALPDAMPTRATCEAKLAAPELLVEIIVTAAKRPPYVSGPVSES; from the coding sequence ATGAACGACGACATCGTGCGCAAGCAAACCAACCAGCGCCTGAGCCGCATCGTGATCCATGGCGATACGGTCTATGTGGCGGGCGTGACGTCAGCGGCCGAAGGCGGCATCGTGGCGCAGACGCGCGACGCGCTGGCCAAGATCGACGGCTATCTGGCCGAGGCCGGCACCGACAAGTCGCGACTGCTGTCGGTGCAGATCTGGCTGAAGGATATCGACCGCGATTTCGCGGGCATGAACAGCGTGTGGGCCGAGTGGGCGCTGCCCGACGCGATGCCCACCCGCGCCACCTGCGAGGCCAAGCTGGCCGCGCCGGAGCTGCTGGTGGAGATTATCGTGACGGCCGCCAAGCGGCCGCCGTATGTCAGCGGGCCGGTGTCTGAAAGCTGA
- a CDS encoding amidohydrolase family protein translates to MLDLIIKNCTLPDGRTNVDIGVAQGRITAVEPALKAEAGQVIDAAGQLVSSPFVDAHFHMDSTLSFGLPRVNQSGTLLEGIALWGELKPLLTQEALVERALAYCDWAVARGLLAIRSHVDVCDPRLLATEALLHVREKVKPYLDLQLVAFPQDGVLRAPGALDNLKRALDMGVDVVGGIPHFERTMQDGAESVRILCELAAERGLRVDMHCDESDDPLSRHIETLAYHTQRLGLHGRVTGSHLTSMHSMDNYYVSKLIPLMREAGVAAIANPLINITLQGRHDTYPKRRGMTRVPELLAAGVPVAFGHDCVMDPWYSLGSGDMLEVAHMGLHVAQMTGQDAMRACFEAVTATPAKILGLDDTGIAVGKRADLVLLQARDPVEALRLRATRLMVLRAGQVIATTPPATATLNLPGRPGQVSFQTPAR, encoded by the coding sequence ATGCTCGATCTGATTATCAAGAATTGCACGCTGCCCGATGGGCGCACGAACGTCGACATCGGCGTGGCGCAGGGTCGCATCACGGCGGTGGAGCCCGCGCTGAAAGCCGAGGCCGGGCAGGTGATCGATGCCGCCGGCCAGCTCGTGTCGTCGCCCTTTGTGGACGCGCACTTTCACATGGATTCCACGCTGTCCTTCGGGCTGCCGCGCGTGAACCAGTCCGGCACCTTGCTGGAAGGCATCGCGCTGTGGGGGGAACTCAAGCCGCTGTTGACGCAGGAAGCGCTGGTGGAACGCGCGTTGGCGTATTGCGACTGGGCCGTTGCCCGCGGCCTGCTGGCCATCCGCTCGCACGTAGACGTCTGTGACCCGCGCCTGCTCGCCACCGAAGCGCTGCTGCACGTGCGCGAAAAGGTCAAACCCTATCTGGACCTGCAACTGGTCGCCTTCCCGCAAGACGGCGTGCTGCGCGCGCCCGGTGCGCTGGACAACCTGAAGCGCGCGCTCGATATGGGCGTGGACGTGGTCGGCGGCATTCCGCACTTTGAACGCACCATGCAGGACGGCGCCGAATCCGTGCGCATCCTGTGCGAACTGGCCGCCGAACGCGGCCTGCGCGTGGACATGCATTGCGACGAAAGCGACGACCCCTTGTCGCGCCACATCGAAACGCTGGCGTACCACACCCAACGCCTGGGTCTGCATGGCCGCGTCACCGGTTCGCACCTGACGTCCATGCATTCCATGGACAACTACTACGTGTCCAAGCTGATCCCGCTGATGCGCGAAGCCGGTGTCGCGGCAATTGCCAACCCGCTGATCAACATCACGCTGCAAGGCCGCCACGACACCTATCCCAAGCGCCGTGGCATGACCCGGGTGCCCGAACTGCTGGCGGCCGGCGTGCCGGTGGCCTTCGGCCATGACTGCGTGATGGACCCCTGGTACAGCCTGGGCTCGGGCGACATGCTGGAAGTGGCGCACATGGGTCTGCACGTGGCCCAGATGACGGGCCAGGACGCCATGCGCGCCTGTTTCGAGGCCGTGACGGCCACGCCCGCCAAGATCCTGGGGCTGGACGACACGGGCATCGCGGTCGGCAAGCGTGCCGACCTGGTGTTGTTGCAAGCGCGCGATCCCGTCGAAGCGCTACGCCTGCGCGCGACCCGCCTGATGGTGCTGCGCGCGGGGCAGGTGATTGCCACCACGCCGCCCGCTACCGCCACCTTGAATCTGCCGGGCCGCCCGGGTCAGGTCAGCTTTCAGACACCGGCCCGCTGA
- a CDS encoding ABC transporter permease, whose translation MEWMDLLSSSAFWVAVLRLATPLILGTLGVLLCERAGVLNLGIEGIMAAGAFTGWLVVYLGAPLYVGVLAAAFAGAVFGLLHAVLTVPLGLSQHVSGLGVTLLATSLSYFAYRVTFPSVNTPPTITPFAEMKFLDGIPLIGPVLAGQTPMTLIALAAVPILAWVLNRTPVGLAIRMVGENPAAAEGQGLSVTRLRIGAIVAGSALMGVAGSFLTLAAFNAFFFNMVNGRGWVCVALVVFASWRPGKALLGALIFAFFDALQLRLQQGGAALPGLPELPYQVYLMLPYILSILALVVMARRAAYPQALMKPYRKGER comes from the coding sequence ATGGAATGGATGGATCTGTTGAGTTCCTCGGCCTTCTGGGTCGCCGTGCTGCGTCTGGCGACGCCGTTGATTCTGGGCACCTTGGGCGTACTGCTGTGCGAGCGCGCGGGGGTGTTGAATCTGGGCATCGAAGGCATCATGGCCGCCGGGGCATTTACCGGCTGGCTGGTCGTGTACCTGGGCGCGCCGCTGTATGTAGGCGTGTTGGCGGCGGCCTTTGCCGGTGCCGTGTTCGGTTTGCTGCATGCCGTGCTGACGGTGCCGCTGGGCCTGTCGCAACACGTGTCGGGATTGGGCGTGACGCTGCTTGCCACCAGCCTGTCGTACTTTGCTTACCGGGTGACGTTTCCCAGCGTGAACACGCCGCCCACGATCACGCCGTTTGCCGAGATGAAATTCCTGGACGGCATTCCGCTGATCGGCCCGGTGCTGGCGGGGCAGACGCCCATGACACTGATCGCGCTGGCCGCCGTGCCCATTCTTGCCTGGGTGCTGAACCGCACCCCGGTCGGGTTGGCGATCCGCATGGTGGGCGAAAACCCCGCGGCCGCCGAAGGGCAGGGCCTGTCCGTCACGCGACTGCGCATCGGCGCGATTGTGGCCGGGTCGGCACTGATGGGCGTGGCCGGCAGCTTCCTGACGCTGGCGGCGTTCAACGCGTTCTTTTTCAACATGGTCAACGGCCGCGGCTGGGTATGCGTGGCGCTGGTGGTGTTTGCATCGTGGCGGCCCGGCAAGGCGCTGCTGGGCGCGCTGATCTTCGCCTTCTTCGACGCGCTGCAACTGCGCCTGCAACAAGGCGGCGCGGCCTTGCCCGGCCTGCCCGAGCTACCGTATCAGGTGTACCTGATGCTGCCCTACATCCTGTCCATCCTCGCCCTGGTAGTCATGGCGCGCCGCGCCGCCTACCCCCAAGCGCTGATGAAGCCGTACCGCAAAGGCGAACGCTAG
- a CDS encoding ABC transporter permease: MKLILERRPEPSRLALALAPIAAILFTLAVCTLLVAWAGAPVGRTYALLFEGAFGSRFALSETLTRATPLMLTGLACAVAFRARFYNIGAEGQLYLGALAAVAIGGLHDGTGFDLPVPVLFGGMMLAAALAGALLLLIPALLKTRLGVDEVVTTLLGNFIVLLFASMMLDGPMKDPMAMGWPQSVALNGDLELGKLIERTRAHTGLLWAAGLALGLWLLNRYTVFGFQMRAVGANAHASRFLGLPVNRVMLGTAMLSGALAGLAGAIEVAGRTGYVTLDMSPGYGYTGVVVAMLAGLHPLGVILASIFVAGMLVGADSMSRAIAVPNYIADVIVATSLLAMLVATLFAQYRLRRNRA, from the coding sequence ATGAAACTGATCCTGGAACGCCGCCCCGAGCCCAGCCGCCTGGCGCTGGCCTTGGCCCCCATCGCGGCCATCCTCTTTACCCTGGCGGTCTGCACTTTGCTGGTCGCCTGGGCCGGCGCGCCCGTGGGCCGCACCTACGCGCTGCTGTTCGAAGGCGCGTTCGGCTCGCGCTTCGCGCTGTCCGAAACGCTGACCCGCGCCACGCCCTTGATGCTGACGGGCCTGGCCTGTGCCGTGGCGTTTCGCGCGCGCTTCTACAACATCGGCGCCGAAGGCCAGCTGTATCTGGGCGCGCTGGCGGCAGTCGCCATCGGCGGGCTGCACGACGGCACGGGGTTCGACCTGCCCGTGCCCGTGCTGTTCGGCGGCATGATGCTGGCGGCCGCGCTGGCCGGCGCCTTGCTGCTGCTGATTCCCGCGCTGCTCAAGACCCGCCTGGGCGTGGACGAAGTGGTAACCACCTTGCTGGGCAACTTCATCGTGCTGCTGTTCGCGTCCATGATGCTGGACGGCCCCATGAAGGACCCGATGGCGATGGGCTGGCCGCAGTCCGTGGCGCTTAACGGCGACCTGGAGTTGGGCAAGCTGATCGAGCGCACGCGCGCCCACACCGGGCTGCTGTGGGCCGCGGGCCTGGCGCTGGGCTTGTGGCTGTTGAATCGCTACACGGTCTTCGGCTTCCAGATGCGCGCCGTGGGCGCCAACGCGCACGCCTCGCGTTTCCTGGGCCTGCCGGTCAACCGCGTGATGCTCGGCACCGCGATGTTGTCCGGCGCGCTGGCCGGTCTGGCGGGCGCCATCGAAGTGGCGGGCCGCACCGGCTACGTCACGCTGGATATGTCGCCGGGCTATGGCTACACCGGCGTGGTCGTCGCCATGCTGGCCGGGCTGCATCCGCTGGGCGTGATCCTGGCCAGCATCTTTGTCGCCGGCATGCTGGTCGGCGCGGACAGCATGAGCCGCGCCATCGCGGTGCCGAACTACATCGCCGACGTCATCGTCGCCACCTCGTTGCTTGCCATGCTGGTCGCGACGCTATTTGCGCAGTACCGCCTGCGCCGCAACCGGGCTTGA
- a CDS encoding ABC transporter ATP-binding protein, whose protein sequence is MNQAPLALQLTGITKRFGSLTANDDISLTLRQGEVLALLGENGAGKSTLVSILFGHYVADAGSIEVFGKPLPPGRPDAALAAGVGMVHQHFTLADNLSVLDNIMVGTESLWKLASGRAKARRRLVELGQRFGLGVDPDARVGGLSVGEKQRVEILKALYRGARVLILDEPTAVLTPQEVQDLFATLRGFVDDGLAVIFISHKLDEVMAVSRRVAVLRQGKLVAERDTAGTSPAELAELMVGRKVVMPRAEAVAAAEQAAPVVTLSQVTVRDGRDGALRLDSLDLTVHKHEIVAIAGVAGNGQQALVSVLTGLRHPSDGTIRLGAEHAPAPTTPAGWTAARVGRIPEDRHGEGMIGDSPLWENAIVEDLKDKRFARYGLIRARAGRAYAASLAKQFDVRAASLDVRTRSLSGGNMQKLILGRTLAREPRFIVADQPTWGLDIGAVAYVREQLLAARARGAGVLLVSEDLEEIFALADRIAVLCGGKLVAVKPVAEWTPATVGLAMTGTRA, encoded by the coding sequence ATGAACCAAGCGCCTCTCGCCCTGCAACTGACAGGGATCACCAAACGGTTCGGCAGCCTGACGGCCAACGACGATATCTCGCTGACGCTACGGCAGGGCGAGGTCTTGGCCTTGCTGGGCGAGAACGGCGCCGGCAAATCGACGCTGGTGTCGATTCTGTTCGGCCACTATGTGGCCGATGCCGGCAGCATTGAGGTGTTCGGCAAGCCCCTGCCGCCCGGCCGGCCCGACGCCGCGCTGGCGGCGGGCGTGGGCATGGTGCATCAGCACTTCACCCTGGCCGACAACCTGAGCGTGCTGGACAACATCATGGTCGGCACGGAATCGCTGTGGAAGCTGGCCTCGGGCCGCGCCAAGGCACGCCGCCGCCTGGTTGAACTGGGCCAGCGCTTCGGCCTGGGCGTGGACCCGGACGCGCGCGTGGGCGGCTTGTCCGTCGGCGAAAAACAGCGCGTTGAAATCCTGAAGGCGCTGTATCGCGGCGCGCGCGTGCTGATCCTGGATGAGCCCACCGCGGTGCTCACGCCGCAAGAAGTACAGGATCTGTTCGCCACCTTGCGCGGCTTTGTCGACGACGGCCTGGCCGTCATCTTCATTTCGCACAAGCTGGACGAAGTGATGGCCGTATCGCGCCGCGTGGCCGTGCTGCGCCAGGGCAAACTGGTGGCCGAACGCGACACCGCCGGCACCAGCCCCGCCGAGCTTGCGGAACTGATGGTGGGCCGCAAGGTCGTCATGCCGCGCGCCGAGGCGGTGGCCGCCGCCGAACAGGCCGCGCCGGTCGTGACCTTGTCGCAAGTGACCGTGCGCGACGGCCGCGATGGCGCGCTGCGCCTGGACAGCCTGGACCTGACCGTCCACAAACATGAAATCGTGGCGATCGCGGGCGTGGCCGGCAACGGCCAGCAGGCGTTGGTATCGGTGCTGACCGGCCTGCGCCACCCCAGCGACGGCACCATCCGGCTGGGCGCGGAACACGCGCCCGCGCCCACCACGCCCGCCGGCTGGACCGCTGCCCGCGTCGGCCGCATCCCCGAAGACCGCCACGGCGAAGGCATGATCGGCGACAGCCCGCTTTGGGAAAACGCCATCGTTGAAGACCTCAAAGACAAGCGCTTCGCGCGCTACGGTTTGATCCGCGCACGCGCCGGCCGCGCCTACGCCGCGTCACTGGCCAAGCAGTTCGATGTGCGCGCGGCCTCGCTGGATGTGCGCACGCGCAGCCTGTCGGGCGGCAATATGCAAAAGCTGATCCTGGGCCGCACGCTGGCGCGCGAACCGCGCTTCATCGTGGCCGACCAGCCCACCTGGGGCCTGGACATCGGCGCCGTGGCCTATGTGCGCGAGCAGCTGCTGGCCGCCCGCGCGCGCGGCGCCGGCGTGCTGCTGGTGTCCGAAGACCTGGAAGAAATCTTTGCGCTGGCCGACCGCATCGCCGTGCTGTGCGGCGGCAAGCTGGTGGCCGTCAAACCGGTGGCCGAATGGACGCCCGCCACCGTCGGCCTGGCCATGACGGGAACGCGCGCGTGA
- a CDS encoding BMP family protein: MKSLSPSSAGGIARRGLLKLAAAAATGVLLFSGAAQAQAPAKTKVAAIYTVPVEQQWVSRIHKALTAARDRGEIDYTFSENVTNADYERVMRQYAEQGNKLVVGEAFAVEAAARKVAKDYPQTAFLMGSSGKPQQPNFSVFDNYIQEPAYLTGMIAGGMSQTGKIGLVGGYPIPEVNRLMQAFIEGAKEVNPKAEFTVTFIGSWFDPPKAKEAAFAMIDKGADVLYAERFGVSDAAKERGKLAIGNVIDTQPQYPETVVASALWSMEPTIDEALKQVKAGTFKAEDYGQYSLMKHKGSSLAPLGTFEKKIPADLIAKVDAKQKAILDGSFAVKVNDKEPKSSAR, encoded by the coding sequence ATGAAATCCCTGTCCCCCTCGTCCGCAGGCGGCATTGCCCGCCGTGGCCTGCTCAAGCTGGCCGCGGCCGCCGCCACCGGCGTGCTGCTGTTCTCGGGCGCGGCGCAAGCCCAAGCCCCCGCCAAGACCAAGGTTGCCGCCATCTACACGGTGCCGGTCGAGCAGCAATGGGTGTCGCGCATCCACAAGGCGCTGACCGCCGCGCGCGACCGTGGCGAGATCGACTACACCTTCTCGGAAAACGTCACCAACGCCGACTACGAGCGCGTGATGCGCCAGTACGCCGAGCAGGGCAACAAGCTGGTCGTGGGTGAAGCCTTTGCCGTGGAAGCCGCCGCGCGCAAGGTGGCCAAGGACTATCCGCAGACCGCCTTCCTGATGGGCTCGTCGGGCAAGCCGCAGCAGCCCAACTTCTCGGTGTTCGACAACTACATCCAGGAACCCGCGTACCTGACCGGCATGATCGCCGGCGGCATGAGCCAGACGGGCAAGATCGGCCTGGTGGGCGGCTACCCCATCCCCGAAGTGAACCGCCTGATGCAAGCCTTCATTGAAGGCGCCAAGGAAGTGAACCCGAAGGCCGAATTCACCGTGACCTTCATCGGTTCGTGGTTCGATCCCCCGAAGGCCAAGGAAGCCGCCTTCGCCATGATCGACAAGGGCGCGGACGTGCTGTACGCCGAGCGTTTCGGCGTGTCGGACGCCGCCAAGGAACGCGGCAAGCTGGCTATCGGCAACGTGATCGACACGCAGCCGCAGTACCCCGAAACCGTCGTGGCATCCGCGTTGTGGAGCATGGAACCGACCATCGACGAAGCCCTCAAGCAGGTCAAGGCCGGCACGTTCAAGGCTGAAGACTACGGCCAGTATTCGCTGATGAAGCACAAGGGCTCGTCTCTCGCGCCGCTGGGCACCTTCGAAAAGAAGATCCCGGCCGATCTCATCGCCAAGGTCGACGCCAAGCAGAAGGCCATCCTGGATGGCAGCTTCGCCGTCAAGGTCAACGACAAAGAACCCAAGTCCTCGGCACGATGA
- a CDS encoding DedA family protein/thiosulfate sulfurtransferase GlpE — protein MQDIQLLLEQYGGWLVFANVLVEQAGLPVPAYPMLIAAGALGGAAGWLAPWLAATVACLLADTLWYVAGRRYGARLLGVVCKMSLSQDSCIRQTQRLYLRIGVRALLVCKFLPGAGALSTVMAGLTGTAYRRFLVYDLVGAMIWAGSALLLGGLFHSVINDVLDVLGTYGPMGLGVLAAVLALYILARFLRRKILLRSLRVIPRVSVDELMQWRQDGRNTLVFDVRPDAQGDGARIPGAIAVDLKAPLPKLDAQALDSDIVVYCACPNEVSAALLASRLRAAGYPKTWALRGGYEAWMERNQEA, from the coding sequence ATGCAAGACATTCAATTGCTGCTCGAGCAATACGGCGGGTGGCTGGTGTTCGCCAACGTCCTGGTCGAACAGGCGGGCCTGCCCGTGCCCGCCTACCCCATGTTGATCGCTGCCGGTGCGTTGGGCGGCGCGGCGGGTTGGCTCGCGCCGTGGCTGGCCGCGACCGTTGCCTGCCTGTTGGCCGACACGCTTTGGTATGTGGCCGGCCGCCGATATGGCGCGCGGCTGTTGGGCGTGGTTTGCAAGATGTCCTTGTCGCAGGATTCCTGCATACGCCAGACGCAGCGCCTGTACCTGCGCATTGGCGTGCGCGCCTTGCTGGTGTGCAAGTTCCTGCCCGGCGCGGGCGCGCTGTCCACCGTCATGGCCGGGCTGACCGGCACGGCGTATCGGCGCTTCCTGGTCTACGACCTGGTCGGCGCGATGATCTGGGCGGGTTCCGCGCTGCTGCTGGGCGGGCTGTTCCACAGCGTCATCAACGACGTGCTGGATGTGCTGGGCACCTACGGCCCGATGGGTTTGGGTGTGCTGGCGGCGGTGCTGGCGCTGTACATACTGGCGCGCTTTTTGCGCCGCAAGATCCTGCTGCGCAGCCTGCGCGTCATCCCGCGCGTGTCGGTCGACGAGCTGATGCAATGGCGTCAGGACGGCCGCAACACGCTGGTCTTTGACGTGCGGCCCGACGCGCAAGGCGACGGCGCGCGCATTCCCGGCGCCATCGCCGTGGACCTGAAGGCGCCCCTGCCCAAGCTGGACGCGCAGGCGCTGGATTCCGACATCGTGGTCTATTGCGCCTGCCCGAACGAGGTCTCGGCCGCACTGCTCGCCTCGCGCCTGCGCGCTGCGGGATACCCCAAGACGTGGGCGCTGCGCGGCGGCTACGAAGCGTGGATGGAGCGCAATCAAGAGGCTTGA
- a CDS encoding VRR-NUC domain-containing protein: protein MAAPVVGALIWGYRAYRAYAAYETAQTAIETAETLAQIGQRKKEVQTILKDAISGMKKEIDIKSSTFVRTGGNVTVSRGRRENVTYRQYIERKIPFRPVISMVCQWALKSPLVVPRRIRKKIPGEVIETTIDIALKQTTASLVFEAVDDLLAWQSPLKAEPNYNAASRAAMLGDPATRPLRISEYFPFWPRPKGSLAPDLVIVEYRQQPFEVDNVFAAVEIKFPNDWVRDVQISDYLELMGRDPQKVALLRVPEDCTGYRPEKAGDSDRKPRRGR, encoded by the coding sequence ATGGCAGCCCCTGTTGTCGGTGCGCTTATCTGGGGATATCGCGCCTACCGTGCTTACGCCGCCTACGAAACGGCGCAAACCGCCATCGAAACGGCCGAGACGCTGGCGCAGATCGGCCAGCGCAAGAAAGAGGTCCAGACCATCCTGAAAGATGCCATCAGCGGCATGAAGAAAGAGATCGACATCAAGAGCTCGACGTTCGTGCGCACTGGCGGCAACGTCACGGTGTCGCGCGGCCGCCGTGAAAACGTGACGTACCGGCAGTACATCGAACGCAAGATCCCATTCCGGCCGGTAATCAGCATGGTGTGCCAGTGGGCGCTGAAGTCACCGCTGGTCGTGCCCAGACGGATACGCAAGAAGATCCCGGGCGAGGTCATCGAAACCACGATCGATATCGCGCTCAAGCAGACCACGGCGTCGCTGGTGTTTGAAGCGGTGGATGACCTGCTGGCGTGGCAAAGCCCTTTGAAAGCGGAACCTAACTACAACGCCGCGTCGCGCGCGGCGATGCTGGGCGACCCGGCGACGCGACCCCTGCGCATCAGTGAATATTTCCCCTTCTGGCCAAGGCCGAAAGGCAGCCTGGCGCCGGATTTGGTCATCGTGGAATACCGCCAGCAGCCGTTTGAGGTCGACAACGTGTTCGCGGCGGTGGAGATCAAGTTTCCGAACGACTGGGTCAGGGATGTGCAGATAAGCGACTACCTTGAACTGATGGGCCGGGATCCCCAAAAAGTTGCACTCTTGCGGGTGCCGGAGGATTGCACCGGCTATCGGCCAGAGAAGGCTGGCGATAGCGATCGAAAGCCAAGGAGAGGACGATGA
- a CDS encoding type VI immunity family protein has product MSSSHPLIDDDDLFGMVTDLKKWPHTAVDHGAFELSTTLFSTFYFTYEPTHYLQTTLAMIDVKEAFENLVGHPFTVATHPDSERPHPYGSKRLGDIREWARRKPLENVFVVKFSDEKNYQSSPTHSAYLWRHNLRGDREQNYSSIQFYYRWQWWLENKDAWRRFVLDAIGRLKPAQVYSGFSMGNPLEFGMRAETAVWDRALAPHFYGLDTDYPFGMSLTPQLPSGIRPPTWGFFLSDIWRNKASLSSEDVIAQLADPRIRIDALSGGHWIELGPQPELYPVEDGVPALPVLLNRLLRRIRHPQLDLVGFGEWDGDPNERFNRRDTQRWLARFDDDSDWPTPDIRGHEPGAPAVDPVPTHVVAGSTIPSEGWWYTLAQDQSRRYFKADDVAPPISQDTSRGRVIWQRDIDQGVPEPEPARGAETGQLAPRAGQWRAHEVADVWCVVAKHEPLPAYQGRPITWRWMHEAVAAPAGAAHGRSGQACPYPGTWTCQEFATGPQTFMHQTIFPKINGQDVTWVLVTFMK; this is encoded by the coding sequence ATGAGCAGCAGTCACCCTTTGATCGACGACGACGATCTGTTCGGCATGGTCACCGACCTGAAAAAATGGCCTCACACCGCCGTCGACCACGGCGCGTTCGAATTATCGACAACCCTGTTTTCGACGTTCTACTTCACCTACGAGCCCACGCATTACCTTCAGACAACGCTCGCGATGATCGATGTGAAGGAGGCATTCGAGAATCTGGTTGGTCATCCGTTCACGGTCGCGACGCATCCCGACTCCGAACGCCCGCATCCCTACGGCTCGAAGCGGCTTGGCGATATACGCGAGTGGGCGAGGCGAAAGCCTCTGGAAAATGTTTTCGTCGTAAAGTTCTCAGACGAAAAGAACTACCAAAGTTCGCCAACCCATTCCGCGTATCTGTGGCGGCACAATCTGCGGGGCGATCGTGAACAAAACTATTCATCAATCCAGTTTTATTACCGCTGGCAATGGTGGCTGGAGAACAAGGACGCGTGGCGGCGGTTCGTGCTGGATGCGATCGGCCGCCTGAAGCCGGCCCAGGTCTACAGCGGCTTTTCAATGGGAAACCCGCTGGAATTCGGCATGCGTGCCGAAACAGCGGTATGGGATCGCGCGTTGGCGCCACATTTTTATGGGCTGGATACCGATTACCCATTCGGCATGTCGCTCACGCCGCAGCTGCCTTCCGGCATCCGTCCACCCACCTGGGGTTTCTTCCTGTCCGACATCTGGCGCAATAAGGCGTCTCTTTCCAGCGAAGACGTGATCGCGCAACTTGCCGATCCGCGTATCCGTATCGACGCCCTGAGTGGCGGTCATTGGATCGAGCTGGGGCCGCAACCCGAGCTCTATCCGGTGGAAGACGGCGTGCCCGCGCTTCCCGTTTTGCTCAACCGGCTGCTGCGCAGAATTCGCCACCCGCAGCTGGATCTGGTCGGCTTTGGCGAATGGGACGGCGACCCGAACGAACGCTTCAACCGTCGCGACACTCAGCGTTGGCTGGCGCGGTTCGACGATGACAGCGATTGGCCCACGCCGGACATTCGTGGTCATGAACCAGGGGCGCCGGCGGTCGATCCCGTACCCACCCACGTCGTCGCGGGCAGCACGATTCCGTCTGAGGGCTGGTGGTACACGCTGGCGCAAGACCAGTCACGCCGCTACTTCAAGGCCGACGACGTCGCGCCACCCATCTCCCAGGACACCTCGCGCGGGCGCGTCATCTGGCAACGCGATATCGACCAGGGAGTGCCTGAACCTGAACCGGCGCGCGGCGCCGAAACGGGCCAGCTTGCCCCTCGCGCCGGTCAGTGGCGCGCGCACGAAGTGGCCGACGTCTGGTGCGTCGTGGCCAAACATGAGCCCTTGCCGGCGTACCAAGGGCGGCCAATAACGTGGCGGTGGATGCACGAAGCCGTGGCCGCGCCCGCGGGCGCCGCGCACGGTCGGTCAGGCCAGGCCTGCCCCTACCCCGGCACATGGACGTGCCAGGAATTTGCCACGGGCCCCCAGACCTTCATGCATCAGACGATCTTCCCGAAGATCAATGGGCAGGACGTCACCTGGGTACTGGTGACATTCATGAAATAA